GGCACTCTGCCGGGCACTCATCCATAAACCCTCCCTACTCCTGCTGGACGAGCCCTTCAGCGCGCTCGACGCGATCACTAGGGAGGAGATGTGGATCCTAACCCAGGAGATCATCTCATACGAGGGGTACACCGCAGTGCTGGTGACGCACGACGTCAGGGAGGCCGTCCTACTGTCCGACAGGGTTGTCGTGGTGGGCGGCAGGCCGGGCACAATCAAGGCCGAGGTCAGCGTGCCCTTTACTAGACCCAGGGGGCTGGAGCTCCAGTACAGCGAAGCCTTCAACGAGCTTGTGGCGAAAGTGAGGAGCCTGCTGGGTGATTGAGTGTGGGCATCAGATACAGGATAAGGGTCCCGGGCTCGCTCCTAGCCATGACGACTGTGTGTGCGGTTTGGGAGCTGAGCGTACGCCTTCTGAGCGTCCCTCAATACGTGTTGCCAGCTCCCTCCGTAATCCTGCTGAGCGCGTCGAAGTACTCTTGGTACCTAACCCACAACCTGCTCGACACCCTCACCCACGCCGTGCTAGGACTCGCGCTCGCTGCCGCCTTCTCACTCGCCCTCAGCCTTCCCCTAGCCTACAGCGGCTCCCTCAGGAATGCTGTGTACCCGCTCATAGCAGGATTCAACGCCATACCCAGGGCGGCGCTAGTGCCCCTCCTAGCACTGTGGTTTGGTCTCGGCTCAGTGCCGAAGGTGCTGACGGCCTTCCTGATAGCGTTCTTCCCAATCCTCGTACCCACCCTCACGGCGATGGTGACGGTGGAGAGGGAGCTCCTGGAGATGCTCCTCTCCTTCGGGGCCACTAAGGGTCAGATACTGACTAAGGTCGCCGTACCGAGGGCGATGCCGTACTTCCTGAGCTCGCTCCACATGGGCCTGACCAGCGCCTTCGTGGGCACAGTGATCGCGGAGATGGTGGCTTCAGATAAGGGCCTCGGATACGTAATACTGTCCTCGACATCAAGGCTTGACACCCCGTTAGCTTTTTCATGTTTGATGCTCCTAGCTCTCGTGACCTTCACCGCCTCAAAGGCGTTGAGCCTGACTGAGAGGAGGGTTGTGGTGTGGGCCTACAGGGCAAGCGCCTGACAGTCAGGCCGGAGCTCTGCACCGGCTGCTCTATATGCGAGCTAATCTGCAGCTTCACGAAGTTCAGGGTATTCAACCCAAGGAAGTCCATGGTGAGAATACATTACAACCATAAGCTCGGCCGCCTCGAGAAAGCCGTCACGTGCAGCCAGTGCGGCGCCTGCATGGCCGCATGTCCATCAGGAGCGATACGCAGAGGGAATGGCGTTGTGATCATAGACCACAGCAGGTGTGGCAGATGCCTGACATGCGTCAACACATGCCCAGAAGGCCTAATCCAGGTGGTCGACGGAACGCCGCACAAGTGTGACCTGTGCGGCGGTATCCCTCAATGCGTGAGGTACTGTGTGAGGGGTGCGCTCAATGTCGTCTCTTAAGGGATATGCTGGCAGGATACTCTACGTAGACTTAACGAGGGGTAAGTACTGGACGGAAGAGTTGCCCGAATCCGTAGTCAAGGCGTACGTAGGGGGGAACGGGCTCGCCGCCCACCTACTCTGGAACCTCATCAGCGAGGAGGTTGACCCTCTGAGCCCTGAGAACCCCTTAATAGTGGCGACAGGTCCCGCCACCGGCGCGCTCTCACCATCGTCCGGGAGATTCGCGGTCGTCACGAAGTCCCCGCTCACCGGGGCTTGGGGGGAGTCACATGCAGGCGGCTTCCTCGGCCCCCAGATCAAGTACGCTGGCTACGACTTCTTAGTGATCACCGGAAGATCGCCTAAACCGGTAACGCTGGTGGTGGATGACGGGAGTGTAGTCCTGCGGGACTCCCACGACCTCTGGGGCTTGAGCACGGCGGACACCACCGACGAGCTCAGGGGGGTGGTCGGTAGCGATTACCACGTCATGTGCATAGGTCCTGCGGGGGAGAAGCTAGTTAAGTTCGCGTCAGTGATGGTCGACTACTACAGGGCATTCGGCAGGACCGGCGTGGGGGCAGTGATGGGCTCCAAGAGGCTGAAGGCGGTGGCGGTCAGGGGAGGCAAGGACGTCGTGGTCCACGACCCGGACAGATATATTGAGGTTCTTGAGGACTTCCTGTGGAGGAACACTGAAGGGCCTTGGGCGTTCCCAGCGCAGGCGAGTCTGGGCCGGTTCGGCACTCCCTGCCTAGTGACGGCCATGAATGCCATC
This portion of the Zestosphaera sp. genome encodes:
- a CDS encoding 4Fe-4S dicluster domain-containing protein, whose protein sequence is MGLQGKRLTVRPELCTGCSICELICSFTKFRVFNPRKSMVRIHYNHKLGRLEKAVTCSQCGACMAACPSGAIRRGNGVVIIDHSRCGRCLTCVNTCPEGLIQVVDGTPHKCDLCGGIPQCVRYCVRGALNVVS
- a CDS encoding ABC transporter permease, coding for MGIRYRIRVPGSLLAMTTVCAVWELSVRLLSVPQYVLPAPSVILLSASKYSWYLTHNLLDTLTHAVLGLALAAAFSLALSLPLAYSGSLRNAVYPLIAGFNAIPRAALVPLLALWFGLGSVPKVLTAFLIAFFPILVPTLTAMVTVERELLEMLLSFGATKGQILTKVAVPRAMPYFLSSLHMGLTSAFVGTVIAEMVASDKGLGYVILSSTSRLDTPLAFSCLMLLALVTFTASKALSLTERRVVVWAYRASA